The genomic interval GCCCATCTTTCTTTCCAGTAATCAACTAAATTAAAAAAAGGGCGGTCAAACCAAATTGGCTTTTGGGCTTTCTGGATAACCTCTTTAAGATTCCTTACCAGAAGAAATAAATAGAATTCCCTTTTAATGCCATGAAATTCATAGGAAGAAAGACCTAAATAGTGAAGACCAAGGCTAATAAGTCTAAGCTTTCTTGAAGGACCATAACCATATCCTCTACTAATATCAATTCCTTTTCTCTCCAAAAAATCCAAAAGCTCTTCATATAAATCTTCTGGTATATGAAATGTCCCAGACCCCTTTGTATAACCTAAACTTTCGGCAACAGTTTCACCATTATATTTTAAGCGATTATAAAGACTACTTTTCCCAAACGCACTTGTGGTTGTAATAAATAAAAGTTCAGCTTCTAATTTTCTTTCTTTAATGATTGATATATAATTTTCGTATTTTTTCCTATATGCTTCTCTTATTTCATTAGATGTCAAAGCAAGAGCAACCATTTTCCCTCCCAATAATTCATTATAAGGAGGTAAAGCCCCAACTCGCTGGGCATTCATTGACCTATTTACCCATATGTCTAACTCATCATTAGGTAGACCAAGCCACCTATCACGAACTGACATTTTTAATACTGGACTCTGGAGACAAATCAAACCAAATGGGGTATTATGAGTTTTGTCCCACAACAAAAATCTCATCTGGCGACCATATGAGCGTTGAAATGGAATGCTCCACCAGATTAAATTCCACCAGCGAAATAAAATTTCTTCCAAAGAATCTGATTGAACCTCTTTCAATTGTAAAGAAATATTTTGGGAAATAATATCTTTTCCCTCTCGGCAAAAATTTTTCACTTTATCGATGTTATCTTGCAAAAAATTCTTGTGCTTAGAAATTTGCTCAAGCTTTGCCTTTTCTTGAATTTGTCTATATGCTTCTTTACTATCTCCTGCGGGTCGGACATGGGGATTTATTTTAAACCCCTGTTCTTTTAAAATATCGATTATTTTCTTCCGCAAAGCCTCTTTTCTCATTTTTCCACCATATTTTTCACTTTTTCAAATACCTCTCTTGCAATTTCTATGGCTTCTTCTGAATCCTTGGCGGTTGGTAGACCCTCAGGCAAAGCCCCAGGTAAAGCATCTGGATAGCGGGTAGGGATATAAAAGCGATCAAGCAAAAGGATTTTTTCTTTTAAATCTTTGAATGTTTCAGGCAATAAAGAGAGTAGATCAGCAAGTTTATGGCTCTTAGGATAAATAAAGTCTCTATGAATTATAAGGGCTTTTATAGTTTTTTCTACACATTGCTCTGAATGGAAGCAGGTTTGATTATAAATCCCCTCTTCCAAAGCAAGCTCTGCCATCTTCAGGTCCTCAGAGGCAAATTCTATCCAGCTTTTAATCTCCTCTTTCATATATTACCGCCCCTTTTCTAGAGATTTCTTCTTTAAAGAATAATCTGGTTGACAATAGTTTTTTAAATTCCTCTTGCGTATAAACAAGAACATCCAATCCAACCTCAGGCTTTAAAAGCAGAAGCACCTCTTTAATCCTATCTAAAAAGGGCTTGTTGCTATCTTTTATTATTACCATATCTATATCTGACCAATCCCCTATTTTCCCCTTGGGAAATGAGCCAAAGAGGATTATCTTATAAGGATTATATTCCCTTTTTAAAATTTCCTTCCACCGTTTTAACTCATCATTTAATTGAAAAGCCCTTTTATTATTCATAGCTTTCCTCTTTTCTTGGAAAATCGCCTTTTAAAACATCCTCAATAAATCTTTTTATTGCCCTTGAAATCTCATCTTTCATATTCAAATACTTTCTTACAAATTTAGGAGACCTCTCTGTTAAACCAATCATATCATTAAGAACCAATATCTGTCCATCGCAATGTATCCCTGAACCAATGCCAATTGTTGGAATTTTTAAAGATTCTGTTATTTTCTTAGCAAGGCTTCCTGGGATACATTCAAGGACAAGAGAAAATATTCCTGCCCTTTCAAGCTCAAATGCCTCTTCTATTAAAGCCTCATCCCTTTGCACCTTATAGCCACCCATTTTATGGATCGCCTGAGGTCTTAACCCAATATGACCCATTACCGGAATATCTGCATCCAACATTGCCTTTATGGTTGGGATAATCTCAATGCCTCCCTCAAGCTTTACCGCACTTGCCCCACCCTCTTTTGTCATTCTTCCTGCATTATAGACAGAATCTTTTATATCAACCTTATATGACATAAATGGCATATCACCAACAAGTAAAGCATTTTCTATCCCCCTTTTTACAGCCTTTGTATGGTGAAGCATCTCATCCATTGTTACCGGAAGGGTATTCTCATATCCCAAAACAACCATCCCTAAGGAATCACCCACCAAAACTATATCAATCCCAGCTTCATCCAATATCTTTGCCATTTGGAAATCATAGCAAGTAAGGGCTGTAATCCTTCTTTTTTCATTCTTCATCCTCTGTATCTCTGGAATTGTCTTCATATTATCTTGTATTATAATATCTTCGTAAATTTATTATCAAGAATATTTAGTATCGTCAAAATTCCGCAATCCGCAATTTAATACCTAATTCTTGGGTCAGAAATGGCAAGCAAAATATCTGCAGTAAGGTTTCCAACGATAAGAAGAAAGGTTGAAATAACAAGACCTCCCATAACAACATATAAATCCTGCGATAAAACAGCATCCAACATAAGCCTTCCCATTCCAGGCCATCTTGTAATTATCTCAATAAGGGCAGCACCTGATAAAACCGATGAAAGCTGGAATCCAAGAATAGTAATCATTGGATTTATTGCATTCCTCAATGTATGCTTATACAAAACATTATTAGAAGACAATCCCTTTGCCCTTGATGCTACAATATATGGTGCGGATAAAACCTCAAGGACATAACCCCTCATTATCCTCAATAGCCATCCAAGACCTCCGATAATAAGACAGCTTGCAGGAATAATTATATGTGAGCCATAATCTTTTATTTTCCCAAAAAATGAAAGCTCACTATTATAAATGCTACAAACACCACCAATAGGAAGAATATGTGTGTTTGCAGCAAAAAAGATAAAGAGAAAGGCGAAGAAGAATGTTGGAATGCTCATTGAAATAAATGAAAAGAAAGATATTGTTTTATCAAAAATAGAATATTTATGTTGTGAAGATATTAAGGCAAGGGGTATGGTAAAGAGCCATAAAAAGATAAGAACAACAAAAGAGAGGTATAGGGTATTAAAAATCCTTTGTTTTATCAAGGAAAGGACAGGGATATGGTAAGATAAAGAAATTCCAAAATCAAGCTTTATCAAATTCCAAAGCCATTTAACATATTGGATATAAAGGGGTTTGTCAAAACCAAATTCCCTTCTCATATCCTCAATTGTCTCTTTGCTTATCTCTGGATTAAGCTTAAGGGCTGTAAAGAAATCCCCAGGTGCAAGCTGAACAAGGAAGAAAGAGATAATTGTTATTCCAAGCAAAAGTGGAATGGCATGAAGAAACCTTTTAAGGATGTATCTTATCATCCTTTAATGAAAGAAGCTTTTCAAATGAAAGCCCTTCCAGGAATAAAAACACAATTCCGAAAATCGTTACAGGAACAAATGAAATAATATATGCTACCATTGAATAGGAAAAGGCTATATTTTGAGGAACATTGAATAAGGCTAAAGCAAGGATACAAAAATATTGATATGTTCCTAAATAACCTGGGGCAGCTGGAATCATAACACCAATAACAGCCATTACAAGGACAAAAAAGCCAACATAAATAGGAAGATTAAGGGAGAAACCAAAAAGGCAAAAATAGAGACAAAACCCATAAATAACCCAGGCAATAATGGAATAGACAGAGATAATAAGAACCTGACGAAAAGAGCCTAAAATAGAAAGCCCTCCCGCAAATTCGGAAACAACAAGTGCTAATTTTTGTGAAAAAGCCATTTTTTTTAAGACAAAGTCCTTGTGGGTTTTAAGGAGGATGAAAAAAATAAGGGTAAGAAGATAAATCCCTGTAATAATAAATCCCATAGTCTTTACCTTGCTTGGAAATGGACAAACAAACAAAAGAATGGCTAAAAATAAAAAAACAGAAAGCCCATCAAATACCCTTTCTAAAAGAATGGTTCCAAATGCAAGGCTTACACTTACATCCTCCCTTTTTTTAAGGATATACGCCCTTACAAGCTCGCCAATCCTTGCAGGTAAAAGGTTATTTACTGTAAGACCAATAAGAAAGCTTGATGTAAGGCTATAATAGCTTGGGGAATTTAAAAAGAAAAATCTCCATCTTATAACCCTTACTATAAAGCCAAAAACAGTAAAAAGAAATGATAAACCAATCCAACCCCATTTAATTGTTGAAAATGATTGAATTATCTGATGTAATGAAAGATTACAAACGGCAAGATAAATAAAAAAGGCACTTATTAAAATGGGAAGGAAAACTTTTATTCTGTTCATCAATTAAAATCCGAAATCTTAAAATCCGCAATTACAAATACTCCCTATGCCCAGTACCTGCTGGAACAAGCCTGCCAATGATAACATTTTCCTTTAATCCTGAAAGATCATCAATCCTTCCCTCAATAGACGCCTCTGTCAATACCCTTGTTGTTTCTTGAAACGATGCCGCACTAATAAAGCTATCTGTAGCTAAAGATGCCTTTGTAATCCCAAGAAGGACAATCTTTCCGCTTGCCTGTTTCTTTCTACTTCTCTTTGCTTGCTCGTTTATCTTATTAAATTTAGCCCTATCTACTTGATCACCTGGTAAAAGCTCAGTTTCGCCCGGATCTGTAACTTTTACCTTCCTTAACATCTGCCTTATGATAACCTCAATGTGCTTATCATTTATATCAACATCCTGTAATCTATAAACCTCTTGAACCTCGTTTAAAAGATATGTCTGTAACATTTTTTCACCCTCTATCCTTAATATATCATGCGGATCAATAGGTCCTTCAACAAGCTGGTCACCTGCCTTAACCATATCCCCTGGATGAACCTTGGGATGCCTTCCCATTGAAACACTATACTCCTTTACATCACCCGTTATCTCATTTTTAACCTCAATTATCCTTGTTCTTGTCCCTTCTGTTTCCCTAAAGCCTACAACTCCATCTATTTCAGAAAGAATAGCAGGGTCTTTTGGCCTTCTTGCCTCAAAAAGCTCAACAACCCTTGGAAGACCACCTGTAATATCCTTTGTGTAAATAAATTCTTGTGGAAATTTAGCAATTATATCGCCTGCCTTTACACTTTGTCCTTCTTCTACTACAAGCCTTGCACCATTTGGAATAATATATCTAGTAGCCTGACCATCGGTAGAAATTATCAAAACAACAGGTTGAAGCTTTCCCTCCCTATCAGAGATTATTGTTCTTCTATAATATCCTGTATTCTCATCAAGCTCCTCTCTTAATGTCCTTTCAGAAATAATATCAAAAAATTTAACCTCCCCCTCTACCTCTGTAAGGATGGGTTCGTTATAGGGATCAAAATCAGCAATTTTTCTACCAGCTTCTATAAGATCACCTGGTTTTGCAAATATCCTTCCTCCAGTTTTTAATTTTATCTTTCGTTCATCAGATACAATCTGAAGGCTGTCTCCAGAGAATTTAACGGTTCCACGAACCGGTGTTTGAATAAATCCATCTTCTGTTTGGATTATTTTCTCTCCTATATTTACCCAAAATCCTTCATGGACAATAGGCTTGAAAGAAGATGAAATAGATTGAGAAAATAAAACCTTTACAATTGTTATATCTCCCTCCCTCAAGGAGATATAGCTTCCATCACCAGCAGGAACAAGCCTCTTTGGAAGATCAACAACCCTTACAGGATAATCAAATTTTATCTCTGCCTCCTCAACCGCACGATGGGCTGTTCCTCCAATATGAAATGTTCTCATTGTAAGCTGGGTTCCTGGCTCGCCAATTGACTGTGCTGCAATTATTCCAACTGTCTCTCCCAAATTAACCAATTTTCGTGTAGAAAGGTCCCATCCATAGCACTTACTACATATGCCTTTTGAAGCTTCGCAGGTAAGAACAGACCTTATTTTTATCCTTTCAATCTCTGCCTTTTCTATTTTTTCTGCTATTTCTTCTGTAATCTCCTCATTCTCTTTGACAATAAGCTCTCCTGTCATTGAATCAACAACATTCTCAAGACAAACCCGTCCTAAAACCCTATTTGCCAAAGGAACAATAACCTCATCTCCCTCCTTTATTGGCTCAACAACAATCCCATTTATCGTCTTGCAATCATCTATGAGGACAATAATATCTTGAGATACATCAACAAGCCTCCTTGTAAGATAGCCTGCATCTGCTGTTTTTAAGGCTGTGTCTGTAAGACCCTTTCTGGCACCATGCGTTGAAATAAAGTATTCCAAAACAGATAAGCCCTCTCTAAAATTTGATGTAATAGGCAATTCTATAATTTCACCCGTAGGCTTTGCCATTAGACCCCTCATTCCTCCAAGCTGCCTTACCTGTTGCTTACTTCCCCTTGCACCCGAATCCATCATTAGATAAACGGGATTAAATCCTTCTTTATCCTTACTTATCTCATCAAAAAGCATCTTTGCAAGGTCTTCATTTACAGATGTCCAGATATCAACTACCTGATTATACCTTTCCTCATCTGTAATCAAGCCCTTCTGATATGCAGATTGTATTTTTTCCTGCCTCTTAAATGTAGCCTCAAGAAGCTTTTTCTTTCTCTCGGGAACCTTTATATCAACCATTGAGATAGAGCAAGCACCCTTTGTAGCAAATTTATAGCCAAGCTCCTTTATTCTATCAAGAAACAAAACAGCTTCGGTTGTGCCATATTTTGTATAAATTTTCCTTACTAAATTGCTCAGAAATCCTTTGTTTAAGGTCTGGTTTATATATCCTATATCACTTGGCACTGCCTTGTTAAAAATTACCCTTCCTGGTGTTGTCTCCTGTAATTTACCCTGTATCTTTATTTTTATAATAGAATGAAGGTCTATTTCTCCTGTTTCGTATAGGGAAATTACCTCATCACTATCCTTAAATATTCTTTCACTACCCTTTGCATTCTTCTGCTGTTTTGTAAGGTAACAAAGCCCTAATATTACATCCTGTGTTGGAGCAATCAAAGGCTTACCAGAAGATGGAGAAAGGAGGTTGTGTGAAGAAAGCATTAAGATTCTTGCCTCAAGCTGAGCTTCTAAAGAAAGGGGAATATGGACAGCCATCTGGTCTCCGTCAAAATCTGCATTAAATGGAACGCAAACCATAGGGTGGATTTTAATAGCCTCACCATCTACAAGAACAGGTTCAAATGCCTGGATAGAAGCCCTATGAAGGGTTGGTGCCCTATTAAGAAGAACCGGATGATTTTTTACAATCTCCTCAAGGGCATCCCATATTTCTTCGCTCTCTTCTTCAACAAGCCTCTTTGCACTCTTGATATTATGGGCATGGCCGGTAGCAACAAGACGCCTCATAATAAATGGCTTAAATAGCTCAATAGCCATTCTTTTCGGTAATCCACATTGATATAGACGAAGATTTGGGTCAACTACAATTACACTTCTTCCAGAATAATCAACCCTCTTTCCAAGAAGGTTTTGTCTAAACCTTCCCTGCTTTCCCTTTAGAATCTCAGAGAGGGATTTAAGCAATCTATTTGACGATGAAAGAACAGGTTTTCCTCTTCTTCCATTGTCAAACAGGGCATCTACTGACTCTTGAAGCATTCTTTTTTCATTCCTTATAATAACATCGGGTGCCCTAAGTTCAATAAGACGCTCTAGCCGATTATTCCTGTTAATAACCCTTCTATAAAGGTCATTAAGGTCAGATGTAGCAAATCTTCCACCATCAAGCTGAACCATAGGACGAAGGTTGGGTGGAAGAACAGGGACAACAGAAAGAATCATCCATTCTGGCTTATTTCCTGATTTAATAAAATTTTCAATAGTAGAAAGCCTCTTTACAATCTTTCTCCTTTTCGGAGCAGATTTTTCATCTTCTAATGACTTTCTTAAATTAATAGCGAGTTTCTTTAAATCCAGGGAGGATAGGGCTTCTTTAACAGCCTCTGCACCCATCTTTGCCTTAAATCCTTCTGGATACCTTTCTAAAAAGGCATTGTATTCACTATCTGATAAAACACTATATTTTTTTACAGGAACATCCTTCTCTACCTCAAGAACAAGCCAGCTATCAAAGTAAATGACCTCCTCAAGCTCCTGGTTTGTTATATCTAAAAGTAGTGCTATAGGAGAGGGGATTCTTTTTACATACCAGATATGAGAAACAGGTGCGGCTAATTCTATATGACCCATCCTTTCCCTTCTTGTTTCTGATTTTATAACCTCAACGCCACATCTATCGCAGATAACACCCCTATATCTCATACTTTTATACTTGCCACAGAAACATTCATAATCCCTTGTAGGACCAAAGATTCTTTCGCAGAATAACCCATCCCTTTCAGGACGCAAAGAACGGTAATTTATGGTTTCGGGTTTTCTAATTGCCCCCCTTGACCAACTTTTTATTACCTCAGGCGATATAAGCCCTATTTTGATAAAAATATTTCCTATATTAAAATCATTCTCAAACATCTTTCTGCCTCCTTGAATTGCATTATTTAAAAGAAATTCAAAATTCAAATTTTTCCCCTCTTATTCTTAACTTACCTAAACACATACAAAAACTTAAATTTTAAATTCCTCTTTTTCCTCCTTAACTCTTCTTTTTCCAAACATATCTTCTTTATCTTCCCTAAATAGGGAAGCAAGATCAATTGTTTTTCCCTTTTCATCAAGAATGTTAATATCCAATCCCAGGCTTCTTAGTTCATAAGCAAGAACCTTGAATGATTCGGGAATTCCAGGTGGATTTGCATTCTCTCCCTTTATAATAGCACTATAAGCCCTTGCCCTTCCCATAATATCATCGCTCTTTACTGTAAGAAGCTCTTGAAGGATATGGGAAGCACCATAAGCCTCTAATGCCCAAACCTCCATCTCTCCAAATCTCTGGCCTCCAAATTGTGCCTTTCCACCCAATGGCTGTTGGGTAACAAGGGAATATGGACCAATTGAGCGGGCATGAACCTTATCTTCAACCAAATGAATAAGCTTCATCATATAGATATAACCACAAGAAACCTCATTATCAAAAGGCTCTCCTGTTCTTCCATCATAGAGGGTTATTTTTCCAGAAGAAGGAAGCCCAACTTCGGTAAACATATTTCCTATTTCCTTTTCAGATAAGCTATCAAAAACAGGAGAAACTATTCTTACCCCTTTTTTATAGGCAATCCATCCAAGGTATGTCTCTAAGATTTGCCCAAGGTTCATACGGGAAGGAACCGAAAGGGAATTTAAAATAATATCAACAGGCGTTCCATCAGGAAGATAGGGCATATCCTCTATAGGCAATATTTTGGCTATTACACCCTTGTTTCCATGCCTGCCTGCCATTTTATCGCCTACTGTTATTTTTCTTTTCTTTGCTACATAAACCTTTGCCATTTCCTCTGTGCCTGTTCCTAGACTATCACCCTTTTTTTGCGAAAAATATTCAACACCTATTACTATTCCATCATCAGAATATGGCATCCTTAAAGATGTATCCCTGACATCCCTTACTGTCTCTCCAAAAATAGAGTAAAGAAGCTTGTATTCAGGAGAAAGGTCTTTTTCTCCCTTTGGTGTAACCTTACCAATTAAAATATCGCCAGATTTAACTATTGCTCCAACCCTAACAACACCATTCTCATCAAGGTTTTTTAAAGCCTCCTCACCTATATTTGGAATGTCCCTTGTCATTACCTCAGGGCCAAGCTGAGTTTGCCTTCCTTCAAGCTCATACTTTTCAATATAGATGCTAGTGAACAAATCCTCAAAGAGAACCCTTTCTGAAAGGATAATGGCATCTTCATAGTTATAGCCCTCCCAGGGCATAAAGGCAACAAGAAGGTTTCTTCCCAAAGCAAGCCTTCCATTATCAATAGATGGTCCATCAGAGATAACATCACCCTTATTTACAACATCACCCTCTCTCACGGTTGGTCTTTGGTTAATGCAGGTTCCCTGATTTGAACGCTTATATTTTATCAGCTTATAGCTTCTCTTTTCATTTTCGTTTTCAATCTCTATTGTATCAGAGATAGCCTTTGTTACCTTTCCAGATAGAGAAGAGACAAGAACAGAGCCACAATCTTTTACAACCTTTTCCTCCATCCCTGTCATAACCAAGGGTGCT from bacterium carries:
- a CDS encoding Druantia anti-phage system protein DruA — encoded protein: MRKEALRKKIIDILKEQGFKINPHVRPAGDSKEAYRQIQEKAKLEQISKHKNFLQDNIDKVKNFCREGKDIISQNISLQLKEVQSDSLEEILFRWWNLIWWSIPFQRSYGRQMRFLLWDKTHNTPFGLICLQSPVLKMSVRDRWLGLPNDELDIWVNRSMNAQRVGALPPYNELLGGKMVALALTSNEIREAYRKKYENYISIIKERKLEAELLFITTTSAFGKSSLYNRLKYNGETVAESLGYTKGSGTFHIPEDLYEELLDFLERKGIDISRGYGYGPSRKLRLISLGLHYLGLSSYEFHGIKREFYLFLLVRNLKEVIQKAQKPIWFDRPFFNLVDYWKERWAISRAERMSQWKDFEAKKFFKKTEKMLKEL
- a CDS encoding HEPN domain-containing protein, which produces MKEEIKSWIEFASEDLKMAELALEEGIYNQTCFHSEQCVEKTIKALIIHRDFIYPKSHKLADLLSLLPETFKDLKEKILLLDRFYIPTRYPDALPGALPEGLPTAKDSEEAIEIAREVFEKVKNMVEK
- a CDS encoding nucleotidyltransferase domain-containing protein translates to MNNKRAFQLNDELKRWKEILKREYNPYKIILFGSFPKGKIGDWSDIDMVIIKDSNKPFLDRIKEVLLLLKPEVGLDVLVYTQEEFKKLLSTRLFFKEEISRKGAVIYERGD
- the panB gene encoding 3-methyl-2-oxobutanoate hydroxymethyltransferase, translated to MKTIPEIQRMKNEKRRITALTCYDFQMAKILDEAGIDIVLVGDSLGMVVLGYENTLPVTMDEMLHHTKAVKRGIENALLVGDMPFMSYKVDIKDSVYNAGRMTKEGGASAVKLEGGIEIIPTIKAMLDADIPVMGHIGLRPQAIHKMGGYKVQRDEALIEEAFELERAGIFSLVLECIPGSLAKKITESLKIPTIGIGSGIHCDGQILVLNDMIGLTERSPKFVRKYLNMKDEISRAIKRFIEDVLKGDFPRKEESYE
- a CDS encoding ABC transporter permease, which encodes MIRYILKRFLHAIPLLLGITIISFFLVQLAPGDFFTALKLNPEISKETIEDMRREFGFDKPLYIQYVKWLWNLIKLDFGISLSYHIPVLSLIKQRIFNTLYLSFVVLIFLWLFTIPLALISSQHKYSIFDKTISFFSFISMSIPTFFFAFLFIFFAANTHILPIGGVCSIYNSELSFFGKIKDYGSHIIIPASCLIIGGLGWLLRIMRGYVLEVLSAPYIVASRAKGLSSNNVLYKHTLRNAINPMITILGFQLSSVLSGAALIEIITRWPGMGRLMLDAVLSQDLYVVMGGLVISTFLLIVGNLTADILLAISDPRIRY
- a CDS encoding lysylphosphatidylglycerol synthase transmembrane domain-containing protein, which encodes MNRIKVFLPILISAFFIYLAVCNLSLHQIIQSFSTIKWGWIGLSFLFTVFGFIVRVIRWRFFFLNSPSYYSLTSSFLIGLTVNNLLPARIGELVRAYILKKREDVSVSLAFGTILLERVFDGLSVFLFLAILLFVCPFPSKVKTMGFIITGIYLLTLIFFILLKTHKDFVLKKMAFSQKLALVVSEFAGGLSILGSFRQVLIISVYSIIAWVIYGFCLYFCLFGFSLNLPIYVGFFVLVMAVIGVMIPAAPGYLGTYQYFCILALALFNVPQNIAFSYSMVAYIISFVPVTIFGIVFLFLEGLSFEKLLSLKDDKIHP
- the rpoC gene encoding DNA-directed RNA polymerase subunit beta'; translation: MNFEFLLNNAIQGGRKMFENDFNIGNIFIKIGLISPEVIKSWSRGAIRKPETINYRSLRPERDGLFCERIFGPTRDYECFCGKYKSMRYRGVICDRCGVEVIKSETRRERMGHIELAAPVSHIWYVKRIPSPIALLLDITNQELEEVIYFDSWLVLEVEKDVPVKKYSVLSDSEYNAFLERYPEGFKAKMGAEAVKEALSSLDLKKLAINLRKSLEDEKSAPKRRKIVKRLSTIENFIKSGNKPEWMILSVVPVLPPNLRPMVQLDGGRFATSDLNDLYRRVINRNNRLERLIELRAPDVIIRNEKRMLQESVDALFDNGRRGKPVLSSSNRLLKSLSEILKGKQGRFRQNLLGKRVDYSGRSVIVVDPNLRLYQCGLPKRMAIELFKPFIMRRLVATGHAHNIKSAKRLVEEESEEIWDALEEIVKNHPVLLNRAPTLHRASIQAFEPVLVDGEAIKIHPMVCVPFNADFDGDQMAVHIPLSLEAQLEARILMLSSHNLLSPSSGKPLIAPTQDVILGLCYLTKQQKNAKGSERIFKDSDEVISLYETGEIDLHSIIKIKIQGKLQETTPGRVIFNKAVPSDIGYINQTLNKGFLSNLVRKIYTKYGTTEAVLFLDRIKELGYKFATKGACSISMVDIKVPERKKKLLEATFKRQEKIQSAYQKGLITDEERYNQVVDIWTSVNEDLAKMLFDEISKDKEGFNPVYLMMDSGARGSKQQVRQLGGMRGLMAKPTGEIIELPITSNFREGLSVLEYFISTHGARKGLTDTALKTADAGYLTRRLVDVSQDIIVLIDDCKTINGIVVEPIKEGDEVIVPLANRVLGRVCLENVVDSMTGELIVKENEEITEEIAEKIEKAEIERIKIRSVLTCEASKGICSKCYGWDLSTRKLVNLGETVGIIAAQSIGEPGTQLTMRTFHIGGTAHRAVEEAEIKFDYPVRVVDLPKRLVPAGDGSYISLREGDITIVKVLFSQSISSSFKPIVHEGFWVNIGEKIIQTEDGFIQTPVRGTVKFSGDSLQIVSDERKIKLKTGGRIFAKPGDLIEAGRKIADFDPYNEPILTEVEGEVKFFDIISERTLREELDENTGYYRRTIISDREGKLQPVVLIISTDGQATRYIIPNGARLVVEEGQSVKAGDIIAKFPQEFIYTKDITGGLPRVVELFEARRPKDPAILSEIDGVVGFRETEGTRTRIIEVKNEITGDVKEYSVSMGRHPKVHPGDMVKAGDQLVEGPIDPHDILRIEGEKMLQTYLLNEVQEVYRLQDVDINDKHIEVIIRQMLRKVKVTDPGETELLPGDQVDRAKFNKINEQAKRSRKKQASGKIVLLGITKASLATDSFISAASFQETTRVLTEASIEGRIDDLSGLKENVIIGRLVPAGTGHREYL